The following are encoded in a window of Pseudomonas graminis genomic DNA:
- a CDS encoding iron-containing redox enzyme family protein has translation MTSLQLLSERSATAHLSTGAHYSLYSRLLRGQAAAERDNVRDFLQEQLEIAKTLPSNLPADLNDLSTWVASNSHAVAERYRVYLEERRAGGPRQFFTNKAHALYFLQSVAPSKLVDGAWLYGTVKHAEDWRYHGLIRTYLEELGDGEPALNHVVLYRNLLTEHDCAPIAPLDDALYLQGAIQLGLGHLSDEFLPEVLGYNLGYEQLPLHLLITAFELSELGIDPYYFTLHVTIDNASSGHAQKAVQAVLDLLPNDDSKDEFLKRLRAGYLLNDLGIGSTDIVRAFDLEEEVVSMLETKSTFGQHMHSDYCRLEGRTINDWLATPGQSRQLLSALEDRGWIKRNQDPQDSRFWQLIDGPGAVMFGVFSGYEMQLLKDWIAGDWQASEQSNPFRTRFRRRHVGSNDAPQPRNASSLPFEKLVELIAPDAHPTPEGLAATRIYARQLAQGSLTR, from the coding sequence ATGACCTCTTTACAGCTACTTTCCGAGCGTTCTGCCACGGCGCACCTATCCACCGGTGCCCATTACTCGCTGTACTCCCGTTTGCTGCGCGGACAGGCGGCAGCAGAGCGGGATAACGTCCGTGATTTTCTCCAGGAGCAGCTGGAAATCGCGAAAACGCTGCCGTCGAACCTGCCTGCTGACTTGAACGACCTGTCCACCTGGGTAGCCAGCAACAGTCATGCGGTGGCCGAGCGTTACCGCGTCTACCTGGAGGAACGCCGCGCCGGCGGGCCTCGACAATTCTTCACCAACAAAGCTCACGCGCTGTATTTCCTGCAAAGCGTCGCGCCAAGCAAGCTGGTGGACGGCGCCTGGCTGTATGGCACGGTCAAGCATGCGGAGGATTGGCGCTACCATGGCTTGATTCGCACCTACCTCGAAGAGCTGGGTGACGGCGAGCCTGCGTTGAACCATGTGGTCCTGTACCGCAACCTGCTGACTGAACACGACTGTGCCCCCATCGCGCCCCTCGACGATGCCCTGTATCTGCAAGGCGCCATCCAGTTGGGCCTCGGTCATTTGAGCGACGAGTTCCTGCCGGAAGTGCTCGGCTACAACCTGGGCTACGAGCAACTGCCGCTGCATTTGCTGATCACCGCTTTCGAGCTGAGTGAATTGGGTATCGATCCCTATTACTTCACCCTGCACGTGACCATCGACAACGCCAGCTCGGGCCACGCCCAGAAGGCCGTGCAGGCGGTGCTGGATCTGTTGCCGAATGACGACAGCAAGGATGAATTCCTCAAGCGTCTGCGCGCCGGCTATTTGCTCAACGATCTGGGGATTGGCTCGACCGACATCGTCCGCGCCTTCGATCTGGAAGAAGAAGTGGTCTCGATGCTGGAGACCAAGAGCACCTTCGGCCAGCACATGCATTCCGATTACTGCCGCCTCGAAGGCCGCACGATCAATGACTGGCTTGCCACCCCAGGCCAGAGTCGTCAGTTATTGAGCGCGCTGGAAGACCGTGGCTGGATCAAGCGCAACCAGGACCCGCAGGACAGCCGTTTCTGGCAGTTGATCGATGGACCCGGTGCAGTGATGTTCGGTGTGTTCAGCGGTTATGAAATGCAGCTGCTGAAGGATTGGATCGCTGGCGACTGGCAGGCGTCGGAGCAGAGCAACCCGTTCCGCACGCGCTTCCGTCGTCGCCATGTGGGGAGCAATGACGCCCCACAGCCGCGTAACGCCTCTTCTCTGCCATTCGAGAAACTGGTCGAGCTGATCGCGCCCGACGCTCACCCGACGCCGGAAGGTCTGGCGGCGACCCGTATCTACGCCCGCCAGCTGGCGCAAGGAAGCCTGACACGATGA
- a CDS encoding methyltransferase — MSTQTALESTFDTLETTDENHDLALLQLGQRLQSEGYRFMTVTPLTHQRVNGREQNRKARSLRDVFGWSRPFETGLLDESELETLLAAGVLRAHAGMWASEVRWSSLDDLLFVHSAFPTVAHDSVFFGPDTYRFAQAIEEHLRTSTHPIRTAVDIGCGSGVGAILIGRARRDAQVLAVDINPTALRFTAVNASLAKANNVVAYHSDILSGTTGEFDLIVANPPYMKDSQERAYRHGGDQLGSQLSVRILAQAIERLAPGGSVLLYTGAPSVDGVDLFLEQARKLIDRADLAWSYREMDPDVFGEELETETYQEADRIAAVVLTVTRIQ; from the coding sequence ATGAGCACCCAGACTGCGCTTGAGAGCACGTTCGATACGCTGGAAACGACAGACGAAAACCACGACCTCGCCCTGCTGCAGTTGGGGCAACGCCTCCAGTCAGAGGGTTATCGGTTCATGACCGTTACACCGCTGACCCATCAGCGGGTCAACGGGCGCGAGCAGAACCGCAAGGCGCGTAGCCTGCGGGATGTGTTCGGCTGGAGCCGCCCTTTCGAAACGGGCTTACTGGACGAATCCGAACTCGAAACGTTGCTGGCCGCCGGGGTGTTACGGGCCCACGCCGGGATGTGGGCCAGCGAAGTACGCTGGTCGAGCCTGGACGACTTACTGTTCGTGCACTCCGCCTTTCCTACCGTGGCTCACGATTCGGTGTTCTTCGGCCCTGACACCTACCGCTTCGCCCAAGCCATTGAAGAGCACTTGCGTACCTCGACGCATCCCATTCGTACCGCCGTTGATATCGGCTGCGGCAGTGGCGTCGGCGCGATCCTCATCGGGCGTGCCCGGCGGGATGCTCAGGTGCTCGCGGTCGACATTAATCCGACGGCCCTGCGATTCACCGCGGTCAACGCATCACTGGCCAAGGCGAATAATGTGGTCGCGTATCACAGCGATATCCTGTCGGGCACCACAGGCGAATTCGACCTGATCGTCGCCAATCCGCCGTACATGAAGGACAGTCAGGAGCGCGCCTATCGCCACGGAGGCGATCAGTTGGGTTCGCAACTGTCCGTGCGTATTCTCGCCCAAGCCATCGAACGACTGGCGCCGGGCGGCAGCGTGTTGCTGTACACCGGTGCGCCTTCGGTCGATGGGGTCGACCTCTTCCTTGAGCAGGCGCGCAAGCTCATCGACCGGGCTGACCTCGCCTGGTCTTATCGCGAGATGGACCCTGATGTGTTTGGTGAAGAGCTGGAAACCGAGACCTATCAAGAGGCCGACCGCATTGCGGCGGTGGTGCTGACGGTCACGCGAATCCAGTGA
- a CDS encoding DUF4142 domain-containing protein, which yields MTNLFKTSAFALLMAVGSQGAFAAQDNDDFVEDASAKGVAEVEAGKLAIEKGTSADVKTFAEMMVKDHTAANAKLKGIADTKKLEVSDNAMLMDKAKAMILELRSAKSFDQAYANNQVVAHEQTIALFKKEAAEGKDADLKAFATATLPKLEEHLTHAKALAKAHGGDAAK from the coding sequence ATGACAAATCTATTCAAGACTTCTGCATTCGCATTGTTGATGGCTGTTGGCAGCCAAGGCGCTTTCGCGGCGCAGGACAATGATGACTTTGTTGAAGATGCATCCGCCAAAGGTGTGGCAGAAGTCGAAGCCGGTAAGCTTGCGATAGAAAAAGGCACTTCCGCCGACGTTAAAACCTTCGCAGAAATGATGGTCAAAGATCACACCGCAGCGAACGCCAAACTGAAGGGCATTGCTGACACCAAAAAGCTGGAAGTCTCCGACAACGCCATGCTGATGGACAAAGCCAAGGCGATGATCCTCGAACTGCGCAGCGCCAAGTCGTTTGACCAGGCTTATGCTAACAACCAGGTTGTTGCTCACGAACAAACCATCGCGCTGTTCAAGAAAGAAGCGGCTGAAGGCAAAGACGCTGATCTGAAAGCATTTGCGACTGCGACCCTGCCAAAGCTGGAAGAGCATCTGACCCATGCTAAAGCCCTGGCCAAGGCGCACGGTGGTGACGCTGCCAAATAA
- the ligD gene encoding DNA ligase D — MSAELDEYNRKRDFNATSEPSGNTKKKRASSRKAAHALQFCIQKHDASRLHYDFRLEIDGTLKSWAVPKGPSLDPKAKRLAVHVEDHPVEYATFEGNIPEGHYGAGDVIVWDRGVWTPLSDPADAYAKGKLKFELLGEKLGGVWNLVKTHIPGKQEQWFLIKHQDEFARPEADYDVVKALPDSVLSERTLIPRKRGAKPASAKSAKSTAEKPKPVEKVPAPRKKSAKAQLVGAEPAELPDLIKPELATLVESAPGGDWRYEIKFDGYRVMARVADGKVQLFTRNGHDWTHKLPRQAEAIAGLALESAWLDGEMVVANDDGVPDFQALQNAFEAGRSGNIIYYLFDMPFLNGMDLREVPVEQRRAALSKVLERTDDEVLRYSEDFAEVPEVLLNSACQMKMEGLIGKRAGSPYVSRRSGDWIKLKCKRRQEFVVVGYTDPKGARSKFGALLLGLHDADSGELRYAGKVGTGFNEATLGTIYDQLTPLHAKKAAAVNPPTGFEAKGVHWLKPALLAEVAFAEITKEGSVRHAVFHGLRTDKPAESITEELPASAPSDDQSSESARASDVPEEQLEDTPTPAPPRKRAKTSKPVKAQESPRESDAADTRTGKIRLTHPERVIDPTSGATKRDLADYYVRISDWLLPQLAQRPVALVRAPEGIGGELFFQKNADRLAIPGIETMGKEYTGHPVMLINNVEALIGAVQMSTMELHTWNAVAKNLERPDRFILDLDPDPALPWKTMVEATQLTLAVLDELGLKSFLKTSGGKGIHVVVPLTPKADWDAVKDFSHAIVKHIARLLPERFSAVSGPKNRIGKIFIDYLRNGLGATTICAYSVRTREGLPVSVPIYREELLEIKGANAWDIHTVHERLAELDSDPWADLGKTRQTITADMRKRVGLK; from the coding sequence ATGAGTGCCGAACTGGACGAATACAACCGCAAGCGCGATTTCAACGCGACATCTGAGCCGTCAGGCAACACGAAGAAAAAACGCGCCTCGTCCAGGAAGGCTGCGCACGCCCTGCAGTTCTGTATTCAAAAGCATGACGCATCACGCCTGCATTACGACTTCCGCCTCGAAATCGATGGCACGCTGAAAAGCTGGGCAGTGCCCAAAGGTCCGTCGCTGGACCCCAAGGCCAAACGCCTGGCGGTGCACGTCGAGGATCACCCCGTTGAATACGCCACCTTCGAGGGCAACATTCCCGAGGGGCATTACGGTGCGGGCGACGTCATCGTCTGGGACCGCGGTGTGTGGACACCCCTCTCCGACCCTGCCGACGCCTATGCCAAGGGCAAGCTCAAATTTGAATTGCTGGGTGAGAAGCTTGGCGGCGTGTGGAACTTGGTCAAGACCCACATTCCCGGCAAGCAGGAACAGTGGTTTCTGATCAAGCATCAGGACGAATTCGCCCGCCCGGAAGCTGACTACGATGTGGTCAAGGCGCTGCCCGACAGCGTGCTCAGCGAGCGCACCCTGATTCCCAGAAAGCGCGGCGCAAAGCCAGCGTCTGCCAAGTCGGCGAAGTCCACGGCTGAGAAGCCAAAGCCCGTGGAGAAAGTCCCCGCCCCTCGGAAAAAATCCGCCAAGGCGCAGCTGGTGGGCGCCGAGCCCGCCGAGCTGCCGGATCTCATCAAGCCCGAACTGGCCACTTTGGTGGAATCTGCCCCTGGAGGCGACTGGCGCTACGAGATCAAATTCGACGGCTACCGGGTCATGGCTCGGGTCGCCGACGGCAAGGTGCAGCTGTTCACCCGCAATGGCCATGACTGGACCCACAAACTGCCGCGCCAGGCCGAGGCCATCGCCGGTCTGGCTCTTGAGTCGGCCTGGCTCGACGGCGAGATGGTCGTCGCCAACGATGACGGCGTGCCTGACTTCCAGGCCCTTCAGAATGCCTTCGAAGCCGGCCGCAGCGGCAACATCATTTATTACCTGTTCGACATGCCCTTTCTGAATGGCATGGACCTGCGTGAGGTGCCGGTGGAACAGCGCCGCGCCGCGCTGTCCAAGGTGCTCGAACGAACGGACGACGAGGTGCTCAGGTACTCCGAAGACTTCGCCGAAGTACCGGAAGTCCTGCTCAACAGCGCCTGCCAGATGAAGATGGAAGGCCTGATCGGCAAGCGCGCCGGCAGCCCTTATGTGTCGCGCCGCAGCGGTGACTGGATCAAGCTCAAGTGCAAACGTCGCCAGGAATTCGTTGTCGTGGGCTATACCGATCCGAAGGGCGCACGCAGCAAATTCGGCGCGTTGCTGTTGGGTTTGCACGACGCCGACAGTGGCGAGCTGCGGTACGCCGGCAAAGTCGGCACCGGTTTCAATGAAGCGACATTGGGCACGATTTACGACCAGCTGACACCGCTCCACGCGAAGAAGGCCGCGGCGGTCAATCCGCCCACCGGTTTCGAGGCCAAAGGCGTGCACTGGCTTAAACCTGCATTGCTGGCGGAAGTCGCCTTCGCCGAGATCACCAAAGAAGGATCGGTGCGCCACGCGGTGTTCCATGGCCTGCGCACCGACAAACCTGCGGAGTCCATCACCGAAGAGCTTCCGGCGTCGGCGCCTTCTGACGATCAATCGTCGGAGTCCGCGCGGGCGTCAGACGTGCCAGAAGAGCAGCTGGAAGACACGCCAACACCTGCGCCCCCACGCAAGCGCGCGAAGACATCCAAACCTGTCAAAGCGCAAGAGAGTCCGCGTGAATCCGACGCCGCCGATACCAGAACCGGCAAGATCCGCCTGACCCACCCCGAGCGGGTGATCGATCCCACCAGCGGCGCGACCAAGCGTGATCTGGCCGATTACTACGTCCGCATATCCGACTGGCTCCTGCCGCAACTGGCCCAACGCCCCGTCGCGCTAGTGCGGGCGCCGGAGGGCATCGGCGGCGAACTGTTCTTCCAGAAAAACGCCGACCGCCTCGCCATCCCCGGCATCGAGACCATGGGCAAGGAATACACCGGCCATCCGGTCATGCTGATCAACAACGTTGAGGCGCTGATCGGCGCCGTGCAAATGAGCACGATGGAGCTGCACACCTGGAACGCGGTCGCCAAGAATCTTGAGCGGCCGGACCGTTTCATTCTCGACCTAGACCCTGATCCGGCGCTGCCCTGGAAAACCATGGTGGAAGCCACGCAGCTGACGCTCGCCGTGCTGGATGAACTGGGGCTCAAATCGTTCCTGAAAACCAGCGGCGGCAAGGGCATTCATGTGGTCGTACCGCTGACGCCGAAGGCCGACTGGGACGCCGTGAAGGACTTCAGCCACGCCATCGTCAAGCACATCGCCAGGCTGCTGCCGGAGCGGTTTTCGGCGGTGTCAGGGCCGAAGAACCGCATTGGCAAGATCTTCATCGATTACCTGCGCAACGGCCTCGGCGCTACGACCATTTGCGCGTACTCGGTGCGCACACGGGAGGGTCTGCCGGTGTCAGTGCCGATCTACCGCGAGGAATTGCTGGAAATCAAAGGTGCAAACGCCTGGGACATCCACACCGTCCACGAACGCCTCGCCGAACTCGACAGCGACCCCTGGGCGGACCTGGGCAAAACCCGACAGACCATCACGGCAGACATGCGCAAGCGCGTCGGCCTTAAATGA
- a CDS encoding DUF2188 domain-containing protein — protein sequence MDNYHITKSENGWALTREGAARASKTADTKAEIISAASEFLDGKTASLKIHKEDGTIQEERTYPRSADPTKTKG from the coding sequence ATGGATAACTACCACATCACAAAATCCGAGAATGGCTGGGCGCTGACCCGGGAAGGCGCCGCCCGCGCGTCGAAAACCGCCGACACCAAGGCTGAAATCATCAGTGCGGCAAGTGAATTTCTCGACGGCAAGACAGCCTCGCTGAAGATTCACAAGGAGGACGGCACCATTCAGGAAGAGCGCACCTACCCACGCAGCGCCGACCCTACCAAAACCAAGGGCTGA
- a CDS encoding zinc-dependent alcohol dehydrogenase encodes MRALTYHGAHDVKVDTVPDPVIEQPDDIILRVTATAICGSDLHLYRGKIPTVEHGDIFGHEFMGIVEDTGSSVSAVQRGDRVVIPFVIACGECFFCNMDLYAACETTNTGRGAIMNKKAIPPGAALFGFSHLYGGIPGGQAEYVRVPKANTGPFKVPGTLSDEKVLFLSDILPTGYQAVLNTGIGQGSSIAIYGAGPVGLMAAAVARMLGADQIFMVDHHAYRLAYAQATYGVIPINFDEDDDPADTIIRQTKGMRGVDGVVDAVGFEAKGSTTETILTNLKMEGSSGKALRQCIAAVRRGGVVSVPGVYAGFIHGFLFGDAFDKGLTFKMGQTHVQRFLPELLEHIEAGRLAPEAIISHRLSLEQAAEGYKIFDKKQEDCRKVILTPGSPEIPLTETATGTQTVTGIPAV; translated from the coding sequence ATGAGAGCACTTACCTACCACGGCGCCCATGATGTGAAAGTCGACACGGTTCCGGACCCGGTCATCGAGCAACCTGACGACATCATCCTGCGCGTGACCGCCACGGCGATATGCGGTTCTGACCTGCACCTGTACCGCGGCAAGATCCCCACCGTTGAACACGGCGATATTTTCGGCCACGAATTCATGGGCATCGTCGAAGACACCGGTTCGTCCGTGAGCGCCGTGCAGCGCGGTGACCGGGTCGTGATTCCCTTTGTCATTGCCTGCGGCGAATGCTTCTTCTGCAACATGGACCTGTACGCCGCCTGCGAGACCACCAACACCGGTCGCGGCGCGATCATGAACAAGAAGGCCATTCCGCCAGGGGCTGCGCTGTTTGGCTTCAGCCACCTCTACGGCGGCATCCCGGGCGGCCAGGCCGAATACGTGCGCGTGCCCAAAGCCAACACCGGCCCGTTCAAGGTCCCCGGCACGCTGTCGGACGAGAAAGTGCTGTTCCTCTCCGACATCCTGCCCACCGGTTATCAGGCAGTCCTCAATACCGGCATCGGCCAGGGTTCGAGCATCGCCATCTACGGCGCCGGGCCTGTAGGTTTAATGGCAGCGGCCGTGGCCCGGATGCTAGGCGCCGATCAGATTTTCATGGTCGACCACCACGCCTACCGCCTGGCATACGCGCAGGCGACCTATGGCGTGATTCCGATCAATTTCGATGAAGACGACGATCCGGCGGACACCATCATCCGTCAGACCAAGGGCATGCGCGGCGTTGACGGCGTAGTCGATGCGGTAGGTTTCGAAGCCAAGGGCAGCACCACGGAAACCATCCTGACCAACCTGAAGATGGAGGGCAGCAGCGGCAAGGCGTTGCGCCAGTGCATCGCGGCAGTTCGCCGTGGCGGCGTGGTCAGTGTGCCGGGCGTGTACGCCGGCTTCATTCACGGCTTCCTGTTCGGCGATGCCTTCGACAAGGGCCTGACCTTCAAAATGGGCCAGACCCATGTCCAGCGTTTTCTGCCGGAACTGCTCGAACACATCGAAGCCGGCCGTCTCGCGCCGGAAGCAATCATCAGCCATCGCCTGTCCCTGGAGCAGGCCGCCGAGGGTTACAAGATTTTTGACAAGAAACAGGAAGACTGCCGCAAGGTCATCCTGACCCCCGGCAGCCCTGAAATCCCTCTGACTGAAACCGCCACTGGCACCCAGACGGTGACCGGCATCCCTGCCGTGTAA
- a CDS encoding PLD nuclease N-terminal domain-containing protein: METLFSIALAVIILLVDVWAIASVWRSTKSSGTKIGWAVLILIFPVIGVAIWGIAGPRGIAEAPTSNEHSKG, encoded by the coding sequence ATGGAAACGCTCTTCTCGATCGCCCTGGCGGTCATCATCCTTCTGGTCGACGTGTGGGCCATCGCCAGTGTCTGGCGCAGCACCAAATCGTCCGGCACCAAGATCGGCTGGGCGGTGCTGATCCTTATCTTCCCGGTCATCGGCGTCGCTATCTGGGGCATCGCGGGGCCGCGGGGGATCGCCGAAGCGCCAACGTCCAACGAGCACAGCAAGGGCTGA
- a CDS encoding phage holin family protein → MSINSELPPRGTASHNGDTDTSALGLIRQLAHEVPALISEELALAKAEIRTSVATAKAAAAALAGGMVIMMAGLVILLLAAVYALAMVVAPWLAALIVGVAAMLVGYLMVQSGKKHLEATQLAPERTMNSLSKDKDAIQRKVS, encoded by the coding sequence ATGTCGATCAATTCTGAACTCCCGCCGCGCGGCACCGCCAGCCACAACGGCGACACCGACACCTCGGCCCTTGGCCTCATCCGCCAGCTGGCCCACGAAGTCCCGGCGCTGATCAGCGAAGAACTTGCGCTGGCCAAGGCCGAAATCCGCACCTCGGTCGCCACTGCCAAAGCGGCAGCCGCGGCCCTCGCCGGCGGCATGGTCATCATGATGGCCGGGTTGGTGATCCTGCTGCTGGCCGCCGTCTATGCGCTGGCGATGGTTGTCGCGCCCTGGCTGGCCGCGCTGATCGTGGGCGTGGCGGCAATGCTCGTCGGCTACTTGATGGTGCAATCCGGCAAGAAACACCTTGAAGCCACCCAACTGGCCCCTGAGCGCACGATGAACTCGCTCAGCAAGGACAAAGACGCTATTCAGAGGAAAGTCTCATGA
- a CDS encoding DUF3618 domain-containing protein, protein MSIDSSFASEDELNRDIPDPLLAKSPDAIERNIDARRANIENLVDALESKLSPGQLIDQALAFTRENGGEFFGNLGTSIKNNPMPMLLTTVGISWLMLGQNQKPGHTSGSSGGASMFGQLGEKLSGAAQSVSETFSGATDHARESAHQASDKVGQFGESASHTLDDLKHQASEKTAAMKNTLSSSAGNAQEALLRQGRHLQGTFEYMLREQPLALAAMGIALGAALGAALPSTEKEDKAFGKASDNLAQKAKATVSETWETVSDAGKNMADDLKNTAKGV, encoded by the coding sequence ATGAGCATCGACAGCAGCTTTGCCAGCGAAGATGAACTGAACCGCGACATCCCCGACCCGCTCCTGGCGAAAAGCCCGGACGCGATCGAGCGCAACATCGATGCGCGCAGGGCCAACATTGAAAACCTGGTCGACGCCTTGGAGAGCAAGCTGTCCCCCGGGCAACTGATCGATCAGGCGCTGGCATTCACCCGGGAAAACGGCGGCGAGTTTTTCGGCAACCTCGGCACCTCGATCAAGAACAACCCGATGCCGATGCTGCTGACCACGGTGGGCATCTCCTGGCTGATGCTTGGGCAGAATCAAAAGCCCGGCCATACGTCAGGCAGCAGCGGTGGCGCGTCAATGTTCGGGCAACTGGGCGAGAAGCTCAGCGGTGCTGCGCAGAGCGTGAGCGAGACGTTCAGCGGCGCGACGGATCACGCACGGGAATCGGCGCACCAGGCCAGCGACAAGGTCGGGCAGTTTGGTGAGTCCGCCAGCCACACCCTGGACGATCTCAAGCATCAGGCCAGCGAAAAGACGGCGGCGATGAAAAACACGCTGTCATCGTCAGCCGGCAATGCCCAGGAAGCGCTTCTACGTCAGGGTCGTCATTTGCAAGGCACCTTCGAGTACATGCTGCGCGAGCAACCGTTGGCGCTCGCCGCGATGGGCATCGCGCTGGGGGCGGCCCTCGGCGCTGCGTTGCCGAGCACCGAAAAGGAAGACAAGGCGTTTGGCAAGGCCAGTGACAACCTCGCGCAGAAAGCCAAGGCGACGGTTAGCGAGACATGGGAAACGGTGTCGGACGCCGGCAAGAACATGGCCGACGACCTAAAGAACACTGCCAAAGGCGTTTGA
- a CDS encoding SDR family oxidoreductase translates to MTDYPKPPFKPQQQTVPGDQSRMDPYPDCGETTYKGSGRMSNKIALITGGDSGIGRAVAIAYAREGADVAISYLDEHEDAKETARWVEEAGRQCLLLPGDLAEKTQCLSIVDETVKKFGRIDVLVNNAAFQMSHKTLEEIPDEEWVKTFDINITAMFRICKAAVPHMAAGSSIINTSSVNSDSPKPTLLPYAATKGAIANFTAGLAQLLGERGIRVNSVAPGPIWTPLIVSTMTDEDVKSFGEETPLGRPGQPVEVSPIYVLLGSDEGSYISGTRYGVTGGKPIL, encoded by the coding sequence ATGACTGATTACCCGAAACCGCCTTTCAAACCTCAACAGCAAACCGTGCCTGGCGATCAGAGCAGAATGGACCCTTACCCGGATTGCGGCGAGACCACCTACAAGGGCTCAGGCCGCATGAGCAACAAGATCGCGCTGATCACTGGCGGCGACAGTGGCATCGGCCGCGCCGTGGCGATTGCCTATGCCCGAGAAGGCGCCGACGTGGCGATCTCGTACCTCGACGAGCACGAAGACGCCAAAGAGACCGCGCGCTGGGTGGAGGAGGCGGGTCGTCAATGCCTGCTGCTGCCGGGCGATCTGGCCGAGAAAACCCAGTGCCTGTCTATCGTCGACGAAACCGTGAAGAAATTTGGCCGCATCGACGTGCTGGTCAATAACGCGGCGTTCCAGATGTCCCACAAAACCCTCGAGGAAATCCCTGACGAGGAGTGGGTGAAGACCTTCGATATCAACATTACCGCGATGTTTCGCATCTGCAAGGCCGCCGTGCCCCACATGGCCGCGGGCAGTTCGATCATCAACACCAGCTCGGTCAATTCCGATTCGCCGAAACCGACGCTGCTGCCCTATGCAGCCACCAAAGGCGCCATCGCCAACTTCACCGCCGGCCTTGCCCAGTTGCTGGGTGAGCGCGGTATTCGCGTGAACAGCGTCGCGCCCGGCCCGATCTGGACGCCGCTGATCGTGTCGACCATGACCGACGAAGACGTGAAAAGCTTCGGCGAAGAAACGCCACTTGGGCGGCCGGGTCAGCCGGTTGAAGTCTCGCCGATCTATGTACTGCTAGGCTCCGACGAAGGCAGTTATATCTCGGGGACACGTTATGGCGTGACCGGCGGCAAGCCGATCTTGTAA
- a CDS encoding RidA family protein produces MANHDIAFTPDPDADSISSDVAGFGGLLVSTQIPTRADGSLELGGIVEQSECTLQALKVALERAGSSMDRVLHLTIYLTDMADRAAFNEVYTRFFARPWPVRAAVGVAALAVEGMRVEVTAMAAKA; encoded by the coding sequence ATGGCCAATCACGACATCGCCTTCACGCCCGACCCAGACGCCGACTCGATCTCCTCGGACGTCGCCGGTTTCGGCGGTCTGCTGGTTTCAACACAGATCCCCACCCGCGCCGACGGCAGTCTGGAACTGGGCGGGATCGTCGAGCAGAGCGAATGCACCCTGCAGGCGCTGAAAGTGGCGCTGGAAAGGGCCGGCAGTTCCATGGACCGCGTCCTGCACCTGACCATCTACCTTACCGACATGGCCGATCGCGCCGCATTCAACGAAGTCTACACACGCTTTTTCGCCAGACCCTGGCCTGTGCGCGCTGCGGTTGGCGTTGCCGCGCTGGCCGTCGAAGGCATGCGCGTGGAAGTCACGGCGATGGCCGCCAAAGCCTGA